The Pedobacter frigiditerrae genomic sequence GATTACAGGTTTCTCTAGTTTTGGAACTAGCAAACATTTCGCTCACCAAATTGAAAGAAGGTCAATACTATTGATTGGAAAAGAAAGTGCAATTACAAAAAACCATCACATAGATTGCACAAATCTTATTCAGATTGGTAACTTCTCTACTGTTGCCGGCTATCAAACACAGTTGTTAACCCATTCGATCGACGTGTATGAAAATAGGCAAGACAGTAAGCCTATCATTATTGGTGATTATACGTTTATTGGAACAAATTGTGTTGTTTTAGGGGGGGCAATTCTTCCCTCTCATTGTTTGCTAGCGGCAAAGTCCATGTTAAATAAAAGCTTTCATGAAGAGTGGAAGATTTATGGCGGGGTGCCAGCGAAACCAATCGCCGCTCTATCCATGGATGCGAAGTATTTTACGAGAACAAGCGGTTTTGTATATTAACGATTGAAAAAATGAAGATACTTCATGTAATGTCTAGTTTAGATCCGGCGGCGGGAGGGGTAACTCAAGCTGTGAAAACTATGATTAATGGTTTAAATGAGTTGGAAGTAAACAATCAAGTGGCTTGTTTAGACGATCCTAGGAACTCTTTCTTAAGTAATTTACCTTTTAAGATCTACGCTTTTGGACCTAATAAAACACCCTGGAAGTTTGCTCCAGCGCTCTTAAATTGGTTAAAGATAAATATGGATGGTTATGATGTTGTTATTGTACATGGACTTTGGCAATACCACACCTATGCCACGATTAAAGCAATTAAAACTTTAAAAGGTATCAAGCCAAAATTGTATGTGATGCCCCATGGTATGCTAGACCCTTATTTTCAAAAAGCTAAGGGACGTAAAATTAAAGCCATAAGAAATTGGGCTTTTTGGAAACTAATAGAAAAACAGTTAGTAAATAATGCAACTGGCCTTCTGTTTACATGTGAAGCTGAAAGGAATTTAGCTGCTACAACTTTTAGTCCGTATCAACCCCGAGCAACAGTTGTTGTTGGGTTGGGAGTAGAGGCACCACCTATGTTTACACCAAGGATGGAGGCTGCTTTTAATGAAAAAATAGGCAAATCGCTAAAGGAGTACTTAATTTATTTAGGGAGAATCGATCAAAAAAAGGGGGTAGACTTATTGGTAAAAGCCTACTTAAGATTAGTCTCAGAAAAAGAAAATTTGCCTCCCCTAGTTATTGCTGGGCCAGGTTTAGACACACCATTCGGGGCGGCAATTTTGCAATTGGTTAATGGTAATAAAAATGTGCTATTTCCAGGGATGCTGAGTGGGGATGCAAAATGGGGAGCTTTTTATGGTGCATCAACCTTTATATTACCCAGTCATCAAGAAAATTTTGGTATTGCAGTGGTAGAGGCATTGGCTTGTGGTAAACCTGTTTTAATTTCTGATCAAGTAAATATCTGGAATGAAATTGTTGCAGGACTAGCTGGATTGGTAGCTAATGATACAGAATTAGGGACCTACAATTTATTGCGAGATTGGTTCGAAAAAAAGGATAAAGAAAAGAAAGATATGTGTATTTTTGCTTTAGATACCTTTAATAGTCGCTTTTCGGTAGAAAATGCGGCTAAATGTCTGCTTGGAGCTATTAAATAGTTATGAAATCTGAATTAATTAATGTAGATACCCATACTGGAGCGTCTTTTTCCTTTAAGAATCGTTTTGCAAGGGTAATTTGGAGTGTGGTTTATCAAATTTTATTTAGGTTTTCACCTAAACCCTTACACGGATGGCGATCGTTTTTGTTGAAGCTATTTGGTGCCAAGGTTGGTAAGGGTGTACATATTTATCCTGGAGTAAGAATTTGGGCGCCCTGGAATTTAGAGCTCCATGATCAATGTGGTGTGG encodes the following:
- a CDS encoding glycosyltransferase, which gives rise to MKILHVMSSLDPAAGGVTQAVKTMINGLNELEVNNQVACLDDPRNSFLSNLPFKIYAFGPNKTPWKFAPALLNWLKINMDGYDVVIVHGLWQYHTYATIKAIKTLKGIKPKLYVMPHGMLDPYFQKAKGRKIKAIRNWAFWKLIEKQLVNNATGLLFTCEAERNLAATTFSPYQPRATVVVGLGVEAPPMFTPRMEAAFNEKIGKSLKEYLIYLGRIDQKKGVDLLVKAYLRLVSEKENLPPLVIAGPGLDTPFGAAILQLVNGNKNVLFPGMLSGDAKWGAFYGASTFILPSHQENFGIAVVEALACGKPVLISDQVNIWNEIVAGLAGLVANDTELGTYNLLRDWFEKKDKEKKDMCIFALDTFNSRFSVENAAKCLLGAIK